Below is a genomic region from Corallococcus macrosporus.
GTCTCCCGCCGTGACACATGCGGGATGCGACATGCGGGAGGGGGCGGTGAAACATGGCCGTCCGACCTGACAGGAAGGATGTTTCACGGATCCACTGCCGGTGTGAGTCGCGAGGCCTCACGCGGCGTGCGGGAGGACGTTCCACGCGGGGGGCGCATGGTATAGACGGCCGCGCCATGGCAAGCGCCTCCTCTCCCGTCCTCGATCGCTGGTTCCCCTCCCGCAAGCCGCTTCCGGAGCCGCGCCTGCGCCTGTTCTGCCTGCCCTTCGCCGGCGGCAGCGCGGCCATCTACACGCCGTGGAGCATGGCGCTGCCCACGGGGGTGGAGCTGTGCGCGGTGCAGTTGCCCGGCCGCGAGCGGCGCCTGATGGAGCCCGCCATCAAGTCGCTGCCGGAGCTGCTGGACGTGCTGATGCCGGCGCTGACGCCGCTGATGGACCGGCCCTTCGCGCTGTTCGGTTACAGCATGGGGGCGCGCATCGGCCTGGAGGTGGCCCGCACGCTGAAGCGCCAGGGCGGCCCGAAGCCGCTGGGCTTCATTGCCGCTGCGGCGCCTCCGCCGTCGCACAACGAGCGGGAGCCCATCCACACGCTGGATGATGCGGGCTTCATCGCGAAGCTGCGCGAGTACGACGGCACGCCGGAGGAGGTCCTCCAGCACAAGGAGCTGCTGGAGCTCATCCTCCCCACGCTGCGCGCGGACTTCGGGCTGGCCTGGACGGAGAACGGCCAGCACACGGCCCCGCTGGACCTCCCGCTGTCCGTGTACGCGGGCAAGGGGGACAAGCACGTGGGCCTGGACCTGATGGAGCACTGGCGCGCGGAGTCCACCGCCGACGTGCGCATCCGGCACTTCGACGGCGGCCACTTCTTCATCCGCTCGCACGGGCCGCAGGTGCTGGCGGCGGTGCGTGAGGACCTGACGCGCTGGATGACGGCCGCGACCTAGTCCGCCCCCACCCCGCGGTCAGAGTGGCACCTGGCGGTCGCGGGCGACGTGCTTCATCACCAAGGTGGAACGCATTCGTTGGACGCCAGGTAGGGCGCCAAGGCGCTCGTCGTACAGCTTCTGGAATGCGGGCAGATCGGCCGTCACGATGCGCAGGAGGTAGTCGGGGTCGCCGAAGAGCCGCTCGGCCTGAAGCACGTGCGGAATGCTCGCGATGGCCCGCTCGAAGCGGGCCACTGTATCGGCGTCACCCCGCTGCATGGTCACGAAGACGAGCGTCTCGAATGTCAGGCCGACCGCAGCGGGGTCGACCAGGGCAAGGTAGCCGCGGATCGCGCCACTCCGCTCCAGCGCCCGCACCCGGCGATGACACGGGGAGACACTCAGGTGCACCCGAGCGGCCAGCTCCGTGATGCTCAGGCGACCGTCCTTCTGGAGCTGAGCAAGAATCTTCCGATCCATGGCGTCCATGAGGTGGAATCTACCTCGGCACCGGACTTCTACGGGTCAACATTGGAAGAATCTTCGGCCCCCTCCAGCGCATTCTTCCTTCAAGAAACGATCTTCAAGGAGATGCTGCGTTGCCTGCGAGTTTGATCGTCGCATTCTGGGGTGTGTCGCTCCTGTTCGTCATCACCCCGGGGGCGGACTGGGCCTTCGCGATCACCGCCGGCCTCCGTGACCGCTCGGTCGCGCCAGCGGTGGGAGGGCTCATGCTCGGCCACTTCGGAATGACACTCATCGTGGCTGCGGGCGTGGGGACGGTCGTGTCGGAGTACCCCGTCGTCCTCACCGTCCTGACAATGGTCGGTGCCGCGTACCTTGTGCGGTTGGGGCTCGCGGCACTGAAGAGCCCGGGCATCCCCGAGGAGTCCAAGGACGCTCCGCCGAGTGCTCCCTGGTGGGCTCGATTGCTCAAAGGCGCCGGCGTCAGTGGCACCAACCCCAAGGTGTTCCTTCTGTTTCTTGCACTGCTTCCGCAGTTCACGATCCCAGACGGGAACTGGTCCCTCTCGCGCCAGATGGCCGTGCTGGGACTGGTGCACACGCTCAGTTGCGGAGCGGTCTACCTCTGTGTGGGTGTTGCCGCGCGCGCCGTCCTGAAAGCGAGACCTGTCGTTGCGCGCGCCGTCACCCGCACCTCAGGGGTTGCCATGACCGTCATCGGCACGCTCATGCTCATTGAGCGTTTGGCGCAGCGCTGACCAGGATGCGCGATAGTCCAGCGCATGGCTCAACACCGCATCCACGCGGGGACGGACATCGCCTGCGTGGGGCTCTGGGACGCCGGACTCCCCTCCGCGGAGCGTTCCATCGAGGGAAAGGCGTTGGAAGCGAGCGCCGCGCGCGGTGAGGTGCTCGCCATCGACACCAGCGCGGATGGCGGCTACATCCTCCAGATCCACGTCGATGAGCCGTTCGTCCCAGCGCCCGGGCAGCGGTTCGACACGGTCGGGAACGAACTGGGACTCCACCTTGGCTCGGGAACCGCGATGGCCGGTGGGTGCGAGGACTTTCGCAATCCGCGCCCGCAGATCACGTCCGCCGGGGACCGGTTCCAGGTCGAGCCCTCCTGGTATCGCGTCCGTGTCCACCTCAACCGGATGGAGGGCCCCGAAGAGGAGCAGCGCGCCCATGAGGAGGCAGCGCGGGCCCTCTCTTCCGAAGAACTGGCGAGGTACCACCGGCTGGGGAAGTCGCTCCGCACGGGCTGGTTGATCGCCGTGCTGTCGGTGGCCGCCCTCATGGCCTCCGTGTTCTTCCAGGCCGCGCGCGCCCTGGGCGTGCTCGGCGCGTTGGTAGCCGCCGCGGCGGGTTGGAGCCTCCTGCGCATCAAGCGGAGCGACTATGTCTCGCTCCACCTGCGCTACCAGCGCGCGCTTGATGCGGCCTACGCACCGGACATCGTCCTGGAGCTGCACCAAACGACAGGCCCCCTTTCGGGGGGCACCGTGGCGCTGGACGACCCTCCCGGCGCCTGACGTCAGCCGTCGGCTCAGGCCGTCTTGATGAGCGGGGCCATGTCTCCGGCGAGCGGCACGGTGTGCTGCCAGCGCACGGAGAGCGCCCCGCCCCGGGGCCTGCGGAAGGCAATCGCCGCCTGGTGCCGCGCGGACGGCTTGTGCTGCATGAACTGCCACACGTCCGGCAGGTCGTTCATCCGAGGGTCGAAGGCGATGCCGGGCATCTGGCCCGGCACCAGGTCGAAGGCGAACTGATCCAACGGCAGGGACAGGCCCGCGCCGCGCGCCTTGATGTAGGCCTCCTTCAGGGTCCAGTACTCGAAGAAGCGCGCGCGCTGGAGCTCCTTCGGCAATGCGCGCAGGGCCTGCACCTCCGTCTTCGCGAAGTAGTGGTCGGCGATCTCCACCGTCTCGCCGGGCCGCTCCGCGTCCTCGATGTCCGCGCCCAGGTCCACGTCCCGGCCCACCGCGACCAGGGCCATGCCGTCGGTGTGGCTCAGGTTGAAGCGCAGCCACTGGCCCACCGGCCCGACGATTGCGGGACGGCCGTACTCGTTGGGGACGAAGCGCCAGGCCTCCGGCGCGACGGGCGCGTAGCGCGACAGCGTCAGGCGCACCAGCGCGTGCGACACGAGGTACTGCCGCTGGTGCCGCTCGAAGTGGAAGCGCCGCTGCCGCTCGCGCTCGCCGGGGTCCAGCAGGGCCTTGTAGGCCTCCAGGAGACGCGGGTCTTCAATGCGCTCGGGTTCGACGAGCCAGACGTGGACCTCATCGGGGCGCAGGTCGAGGGGCATGGAGGGCGGGGGCGACGTCATGTCCTGAAGGGAATCAGGAACCGCCGCGCCTGTCACGGGGGCTGGTCCGGCCTGATGCCGGACGCATAGGCTGCCCGTCCCAACGGCAAGGGGGAGGAACGCATGGACCTGTCCACCGCGACGACGAAGCTCCAGGCGCTGCGCCGGGACATGACCGGCCACACGGACCGGAACGACGAGCGCCGCATCCTGGATCTGCTGGAGGGCGCCACCAGCGAGGAGCTGAACTTCCTCCTGTCCAACGTGGACCTGGTGCGGCTCCTGTCGGACCTGGACGACCGGCTCGTGGGCCCGGACCATCACACGGCGCTGCTGGACCTCCTGTGCAAGCGCCGCGCGGCGGAGCTGTCCCTGCCGGTGCGCGCGTCGCTGGCCACCGCGCTCCAGAAGGGCGCCACGCGCGGACAGGCGGAAGCAAGGCTGCGCGACCTGTTCCTCGGGTTGAAGGGCCGGGAGCTGACCGGGTTCAAGAACCTGCTGGAAGCAGGCGGCGAGTACCACGACCTGCACAAGCTGGTGTTCGACGACGTGGACGACGTCGCGGTGCGCACGGAATTGCTCGCCCACTTCCAGCGCGAGGCCCAGGCCTTCCCCAGCGGGGAGAACAAGGTCCTGAGCGACATCGACGACACGTTCTTCGCCAACTGGGTGGACCCGCGCTACCCGAAGAAGACGGTGTACCCGGGCGTGCTCGCGTTCTACCAGGAGCTGGACCGGGGGCCGGGCATCATCCCGGGCCGCGCGGGCGACCTCGTCTTCGTGAGCGCCCGACCGCAGGATCCGCTGGGCCTCATCGAGAACGCCA
It encodes:
- a CDS encoding thioesterase II family protein; translated protein: MASASSPVLDRWFPSRKPLPEPRLRLFCLPFAGGSAAIYTPWSMALPTGVELCAVQLPGRERRLMEPAIKSLPELLDVLMPALTPLMDRPFALFGYSMGARIGLEVARTLKRQGGPKPLGFIAAAAPPPSHNEREPIHTLDDAGFIAKLREYDGTPEEVLQHKELLELILPTLRADFGLAWTENGQHTAPLDLPLSVYAGKGDKHVGLDLMEHWRAESTADVRIRHFDGGHFFIRSHGPQVLAAVREDLTRWMTAAT
- a CDS encoding Lrp/AsnC family transcriptional regulator: MDAMDRKILAQLQKDGRLSITELAARVHLSVSPCHRRVRALERSGAIRGYLALVDPAAVGLTFETLVFVTMQRGDADTVARFERAIASIPHVLQAERLFGDPDYLLRIVTADLPAFQKLYDERLGALPGVQRMRSTLVMKHVARDRQVPL
- a CDS encoding LysE family translocator translates to MIVAFWGVSLLFVITPGADWAFAITAGLRDRSVAPAVGGLMLGHFGMTLIVAAGVGTVVSEYPVVLTVLTMVGAAYLVRLGLAALKSPGIPEESKDAPPSAPWWARLLKGAGVSGTNPKVFLLFLALLPQFTIPDGNWSLSRQMAVLGLVHTLSCGAVYLCVGVAARAVLKARPVVARAVTRTSGVAMTVIGTLMLIERLAQR
- a CDS encoding 4'-phosphopantetheinyl transferase family protein yields the protein MTSPPPSMPLDLRPDEVHVWLVEPERIEDPRLLEAYKALLDPGERERQRRFHFERHQRQYLVSHALVRLTLSRYAPVAPEAWRFVPNEYGRPAIVGPVGQWLRFNLSHTDGMALVAVGRDVDLGADIEDAERPGETVEIADHYFAKTEVQALRALPKELQRARFFEYWTLKEAYIKARGAGLSLPLDQFAFDLVPGQMPGIAFDPRMNDLPDVWQFMQHKPSARHQAAIAFRRPRGGALSVRWQHTVPLAGDMAPLIKTA
- a CDS encoding phosphatase domain-containing protein, whose translation is MDLSTATTKLQALRRDMTGHTDRNDERRILDLLEGATSEELNFLLSNVDLVRLLSDLDDRLVGPDHHTALLDLLCKRRAAELSLPVRASLATALQKGATRGQAEARLRDLFLGLKGRELTGFKNLLEAGGEYHDLHKLVFDDVDDVAVRTELLAHFQREAQAFPSGENKVLSDIDDTFFANWVDPRYPKKTVYPGVLAFYQELDRGPGIIPGRAGDLVFVSARPQDPLGLIENATLDSLSKRGVPLAVMLSGSFFYLLGNTRIAQKKFENFEQYARLFPEYGFVFVGDSGQGDVEFGARMRAALPQAVRAVFIHDVVATPQSKRDEWRAQHVFFFDTYVGAAVDAFHAGVISRDGVDRIAAAATESLAAIAFTTPAQRQEREAELTRDLALANSLPRPRTV